In a single window of the Sediminicoccus sp. KRV36 genome:
- a CDS encoding cation diffusion facilitator family transporter codes for MTRAVPLAAGSVAIALAVLAMKLVAWWLTGSVALFADALESVVNVAAAIAALVAVHYAAQPADANHPYGHDKAEYFSAVLEGALILVAAFVILHECWSVWNAPRTPVLSLIAFGVAMTATAVNAAWCAVLFKQGRRLRSPALLADARHLLADVVTSVGVLIGVALALATGLLWLDPLLAALTAVNILFSGARLVRESVGGLMDEALSPELLARIRATVAAEAEGAIEAHDIRSRQAGRSTFIEFHLVVPGEMRVVEAHAICDRVEAALKAELGSAIITIHVEPDTKAKHSGVLVL; via the coding sequence TTGACCCGCGCCGTGCCCCTCGCGGCAGGCAGTGTTGCCATTGCCCTCGCCGTCCTGGCGATGAAGCTGGTCGCCTGGTGGCTGACCGGCAGCGTGGCCCTGTTCGCCGATGCGCTGGAAAGCGTGGTCAATGTGGCTGCCGCCATCGCCGCCCTGGTAGCGGTGCATTACGCGGCCCAGCCAGCTGATGCGAACCACCCCTATGGCCATGACAAGGCCGAGTATTTTTCCGCGGTGCTGGAAGGCGCGCTGATCCTGGTCGCGGCCTTCGTGATTTTGCACGAATGCTGGTCGGTCTGGAATGCGCCGCGCACGCCCGTCCTTTCGCTGATCGCCTTCGGCGTTGCGATGACCGCGACGGCGGTGAATGCAGCCTGGTGCGCCGTGCTGTTCAAGCAGGGCCGGCGCCTTCGTTCGCCCGCGCTGTTGGCTGATGCGCGGCATTTGCTGGCGGATGTCGTCACCTCCGTTGGCGTTCTGATCGGCGTTGCGCTGGCGCTCGCCACGGGGCTGCTCTGGCTGGATCCGCTGCTGGCGGCGCTGACGGCGGTGAACATCCTGTTCAGCGGCGCGCGGCTGGTGCGCGAGAGTGTCGGCGGCCTGATGGATGAGGCGCTCTCGCCCGAGCTTCTGGCCCGCATCCGCGCCACCGTCGCAGCCGAGGCCGAAGGCGCGATCGAGGCGCATGACATCCGCTCACGCCAGGCGGGGCGCTCCACCTTCATCGAGTTCCATCTGGTGGTGCCCGGTGAAATGCGCGTGGTGGAGGCGCATGCGATCTGCGACCGGGTGGAGGCGGCGCTGAAGGCCGAGCTCGGCAGCGCCATCATCACCATCCATGTGGAACCCGACACCAAGGCGAAGCACAGCGGGGTGCTGGTTCTGTGA
- a CDS encoding methyltransferase domain-containing protein, whose translation MSTESERQARRVQRYYRWLDGLSFYRERRAAGEAVHPVHRALADPDGGPPSPLVIHRLMLEGVALPDAPRVLDAGCGYGATMLDLAPKLGGDWTGLTLSPEQAARGNAAIAEAGLSDRVRVVVRSYDVPPDGPFDLIYGIESLIHSADPAATLAGLARQLAPGGHVLVVDDMPEAALPPEPAGRLAEFKRFWRCPVAPERAGWIAALQASGLELVAEQDLNPLLQVRGMPAVAPRLAELRRKAWLPHLLGLGVRAEAEIGGLLLETLQTEGWVRYRLLVARRAPSPP comes from the coding sequence ATGTCCACCGAATCCGAACGCCAGGCGCGGCGCGTGCAGCGCTATTACCGCTGGCTTGATGGCCTCTCCTTCTACCGCGAGAGACGGGCGGCGGGGGAGGCGGTTCATCCGGTACACCGCGCGCTGGCCGATCCGGATGGCGGCCCGCCCTCCCCCCTGGTGATCCATCGCCTGATGCTGGAGGGCGTGGCCCTTCCTGACGCGCCGCGCGTGCTCGATGCCGGCTGCGGCTACGGCGCCACCATGCTGGATCTGGCGCCGAAGCTGGGTGGGGACTGGACCGGCCTCACCCTCTCGCCCGAGCAGGCGGCGCGCGGCAATGCGGCCATCGCCGAAGCGGGGCTGAGCGATCGGGTCCGGGTGGTGGTGCGCTCCTATGACGTCCCGCCCGATGGGCCATTTGACCTGATCTACGGCATCGAGAGCCTGATCCACAGCGCCGATCCGGCGGCGACCCTGGCTGGCCTGGCACGGCAATTGGCGCCTGGTGGGCATGTGCTGGTGGTGGATGACATGCCGGAAGCAGCCCTGCCGCCCGAGCCGGCCGGGCGCCTCGCTGAGTTCAAGCGCTTCTGGCGCTGCCCGGTGGCGCCGGAGCGCGCTGGCTGGATCGCAGCCCTGCAGGCATCCGGGCTGGAACTGGTGGCCGAGCAGGATCTGAACCCCCTTCTCCAGGTGCGCGGCATGCCGGCGGTGGCGCCCCGGCTTGCGGAGCTGCGCCGCAAGGCCTGGCTGCCACACCTGCTGGGCCTGGGCGTGCGGGCCGAAGCCGAAATCGGCGGCCTGCTGCTGGAGACGCTGCAAACCGAAGGCTGGGTGCGCTATCGGCTGCTGGTGGCACGGCGCGCGCCCAGCCCGCCTTGA
- a CDS encoding GTPase: protein MRLRVFHARNATLALSAVRDALGEDAVVLSTRRVGGGVEVTAALDLAEPELIPPEPEAAPPELARHNLSPGLGESFAGLDLAAALGARLVFEALPEDRPILLVGPPGAGKTLTCAKLAARATMAGQPPIVVTADGARAGAVEQLAAFTRLLRLTLAVAAVPEALAKAVQAREPGQLALVDGFGCDPFDDAQAERLHRLIRAADATPVLVLPAGLDAEESAEIARAFHMLGARHLLPTRLDMARRLGGVLSAACVGLALTEAGIGPQVAHGLQPLSADWLAARLAQGRMAQGRMAQGRMAQGLHRENTA from the coding sequence ATGCGGCTTCGGGTGTTTCACGCGCGCAACGCGACCCTCGCCCTCTCCGCCGTGCGCGACGCGCTGGGCGAGGATGCGGTGGTGCTCAGCACGCGCCGCGTGGGCGGCGGCGTGGAAGTCACCGCCGCACTCGACCTCGCGGAACCCGAGCTGATCCCGCCGGAGCCGGAGGCGGCGCCGCCTGAGCTGGCGCGGCACAATCTTTCGCCCGGGCTGGGTGAATCCTTCGCGGGGCTGGATCTGGCGGCCGCGCTGGGGGCGCGGCTTGTCTTCGAAGCTCTGCCCGAGGATCGGCCGATCCTGCTGGTCGGCCCGCCCGGCGCCGGCAAGACATTGACCTGCGCCAAGCTCGCCGCCCGCGCGACGATGGCCGGGCAGCCGCCCATCGTCGTCACGGCGGATGGCGCCCGGGCCGGCGCGGTGGAGCAATTGGCCGCCTTCACCCGGCTGCTGCGGCTGACACTCGCCGTGGCCGCCGTGCCGGAAGCCCTGGCCAAGGCCGTGCAAGCGCGTGAGCCCGGCCAGCTGGCCCTGGTGGATGGCTTCGGCTGTGACCCCTTCGACGATGCCCAGGCCGAGCGGCTGCACCGGCTGATCCGCGCCGCCGACGCCACCCCCGTCCTGGTCCTGCCCGCCGGGCTGGATGCCGAGGAAAGTGCGGAGATCGCCCGCGCCTTCCATATGCTCGGCGCCCGGCATCTGCTGCCGACCCGGCTCGACATGGCGCGCCGGCTGGGGGGCGTGCTCTCGGCCGCCTGTGTCGGCCTCGCACTGACCGAGGCGGGCATCGGTCCGCAGGTGGCGCATGGGCTGCAACCGCTTTCCGCTGACTGGCTGGCTGCGCGGCTGGCCCAAGGACGGATGGCGCAAGGGCGGATGGCGCAAGGGCGGATGGCACAGGGCCTGCACCGGGAGAATACCGCATGA
- the flhA gene encoding flagellar biosynthesis protein FlhA — protein MNSLSIPPWLRHLRLSSEAVLVAGVVLVMIILIVPLPAVLLDAALALNIVASVLMLMVALLLTRPLDFQSFPQLLLITTLFRLGLNVATTRAILANGHEGPQAAGGVIAAFGNFLMSGDILVGMIVFAILLIVNHVVVSKGAGRIAEVAARFHLDAMPGKQMAIDADLSAGTIDENQARQRRRELQEESGFHGAMDGASKFVKGDAIAGLISTFINLLGGLAIGIGRHGLSFGDAVETYSILTVGDGLVGQIPALLVSVAAAIVVTKAARDEQADQIMARELTGWKPLAIASGSSVVMGAMPGMPMLPFLAIAGATGAAAWLQRKASLAEPVLPEEPPQLPTEPAVSEALRMDLLRLELGYGLLALASGEAPRLTEQIRGLRRSIAQEMGFVLPSVRIQDNLDLAPDTYILRVKEIEAARGTLRPPLHLAINPEGGLPDLPGEKTSEPAFGLPALWIEETLREEALARGCTVVDCAGVLATHLTEVVRENMSELLSYSETVKLLDELPREQQKLVQDLIPSQVSIGLLQRLLQALLAERVSIRDLPTILEGLQEAAAANMRSLPQMLGIVRMRLSRQLSEASRGAQGYVPIIMLSPEWEVAFTECLAGPPEDRQLAMEPARLQAFMQRLRDVLDAQAAQGEHPALLCSGALRPHLRAIVERFRPSMAVLSQAEIHPRVRIRSLASV, from the coding sequence GTGAACAGCCTCAGCATCCCCCCCTGGCTGCGCCATCTGCGCCTCTCCTCCGAGGCTGTGCTGGTGGCGGGCGTCGTGCTGGTCATGATCATCCTGATCGTGCCCTTGCCGGCCGTGCTGCTGGATGCGGCGCTGGCGCTGAACATCGTCGCCTCCGTGCTGATGCTCATGGTGGCGCTGCTGCTGACGCGGCCGCTGGATTTCCAGTCCTTCCCGCAATTGCTGCTGATCACCACGCTGTTCCGGCTGGGCCTCAATGTCGCCACCACGCGCGCCATCCTCGCCAATGGGCATGAGGGGCCACAGGCGGCGGGCGGCGTGATCGCGGCCTTCGGCAATTTCCTGATGAGCGGCGATATCCTGGTGGGGATGATCGTCTTTGCCATCCTGCTCATCGTGAACCACGTCGTCGTCTCCAAGGGTGCTGGCCGCATTGCAGAAGTCGCCGCGCGCTTCCACCTGGACGCCATGCCCGGCAAGCAGATGGCGATCGACGCCGACCTCTCCGCCGGCACGATCGACGAGAACCAGGCACGCCAGCGCCGCCGCGAACTCCAGGAGGAAAGCGGCTTTCACGGCGCCATGGATGGTGCCTCGAAATTCGTGAAGGGCGATGCCATCGCCGGGCTGATTTCCACCTTCATCAATCTGCTGGGCGGCCTGGCCATCGGCATCGGGCGCCACGGGCTGAGCTTCGGCGACGCGGTGGAAACCTATTCCATCCTGACCGTGGGCGATGGGTTGGTGGGCCAGATTCCGGCCCTGCTGGTCAGCGTTGCCGCCGCCATCGTCGTCACCAAGGCGGCGCGGGATGAGCAGGCTGACCAGATCATGGCGCGCGAATTGACCGGCTGGAAGCCGCTCGCCATCGCCTCCGGCTCCTCGGTGGTCATGGGGGCCATGCCGGGCATGCCGATGCTGCCCTTCCTGGCCATCGCCGGCGCCACCGGCGCTGCCGCCTGGTTGCAGCGCAAGGCCAGCCTGGCGGAGCCGGTCCTGCCGGAGGAACCACCCCAGCTGCCGACCGAGCCCGCCGTCTCGGAGGCGCTGCGGATGGATCTGCTGCGGCTCGAACTGGGCTATGGCCTGCTCGCCCTTGCCTCGGGTGAGGCGCCGCGCCTGACCGAGCAGATTCGCGGGCTGCGCCGCTCCATCGCGCAGGAGATGGGCTTCGTCCTGCCCTCCGTCCGCATCCAGGACAATCTGGACCTGGCGCCGGACACCTACATCCTGCGCGTCAAGGAGATCGAGGCCGCGCGCGGCACGCTGCGGCCGCCCCTGCACCTGGCCATCAACCCCGAAGGCGGCCTGCCCGATCTGCCGGGCGAAAAAACCAGCGAGCCGGCCTTTGGGCTCCCGGCGCTCTGGATCGAGGAAACCCTGCGCGAGGAGGCGCTGGCGCGTGGCTGCACCGTGGTGGATTGCGCCGGCGTGCTGGCCACGCATCTGACCGAGGTGGTGCGCGAAAACATGAGCGAGCTGCTCTCCTACAGCGAGACGGTGAAGCTGCTGGATGAACTGCCGCGCGAACAGCAGAAGCTGGTGCAGGATCTGATCCCGAGCCAGGTGAGCATCGGCCTGCTGCAACGCCTGCTCCAGGCTCTCCTGGCCGAGCGCGTCTCCATCCGCGACCTGCCGACCATCCTGGAAGGCCTGCAGGAGGCGGCGGCGGCCAATATGCGTTCGCTCCCGCAAATGCTCGGCATCGTGCGGATGCGGTTGAGCCGGCAACTCTCCGAGGCGTCGCGCGGGGCACAGGGCTATGTGCCCATCATCATGCTCTCGCCCGAATGGGAGGTAGCCTTCACCGAATGCCTGGCCGGTCCGCCCGAGGACCGGCAATTGGCCATGGAGCCCGCCCGCCTGCAGGCCTTCATGCAGCGGCTGCGCGACGTGCTGGATGCGCAGGCGGCACAGGGTGAGCATCCGGCGCTGCTCTGCTCGGGCGCGCTGCGCCCGCATCTGCGCGCCATCGTGGAACGCTTCCGGCCGAGCATGGCCGTGCTCTCCCAGGCGGAGATCCACCCGCGGGTGCGCATCCGCAGCCTGGCCAGCGTCTAG
- a CDS encoding energy transducer TonB, with the protein MTPGKPWAVPRRSARFSAAALASFLLHGASLAGLVWLVHRPPPEDAPPERGVEIVWDQAAAEAVSDAEAPAAPGAPPEVAAPATAEAPPEPPSPVAPPSVPSVPPPVPQMMAQAPVPPPIDLAPLELPTPDLQVAPPPVAPPEPPPPEPPPPEPPPPEPPPPEPPRPEPPRPPPPRPRPAPPPRPASRSQPPSEASSQGEQNAAQSVAGIGRATGAVVPPGPDARYQNAAPPYPEAARLRGEQGTVGLELAIGADGKVVSVTVARSSGSPMLDAAARRAVQDWRFRPAMRDGDAVAGTIRTSVHFRLQ; encoded by the coding sequence GTGACGCCGGGCAAGCCTTGGGCCGTTCCCAGGCGGAGCGCGCGTTTCAGCGCTGCCGCGCTGGCCTCGTTCCTGCTGCACGGGGCCTCCCTGGCCGGGCTGGTCTGGCTGGTCCATCGCCCGCCGCCGGAGGATGCGCCGCCCGAACGTGGCGTGGAAATCGTCTGGGACCAGGCCGCCGCGGAAGCGGTCAGTGATGCCGAAGCCCCCGCGGCGCCCGGCGCCCCGCCCGAGGTCGCGGCCCCCGCGACCGCTGAGGCACCGCCGGAGCCGCCCTCCCCCGTGGCGCCCCCTTCGGTGCCCAGCGTTCCGCCGCCGGTGCCGCAGATGATGGCGCAGGCGCCGGTTCCCCCGCCGATCGACCTCGCGCCGCTCGAACTTCCCACGCCGGATCTACAGGTGGCGCCGCCCCCCGTGGCTCCGCCCGAGCCGCCGCCGCCCGAGCCGCCGCCGCCTGAGCCGCCACCACCCGAGCCGCCACCGCCTGAGCCACCACGCCCGGAGCCACCACGCCCGCCGCCCCCCCGGCCAAGGCCGGCGCCGCCGCCACGCCCGGCGTCACGCAGCCAGCCACCCAGTGAGGCCAGCAGCCAGGGTGAGCAGAATGCGGCGCAAAGCGTCGCCGGCATTGGCCGCGCCACGGGCGCCGTGGTCCCGCCGGGGCCCGACGCACGCTACCAGAACGCGGCCCCGCCCTATCCCGAGGCCGCGCGGTTGCGGGGTGAGCAGGGCACGGTGGGGCTTGAGCTTGCCATCGGTGCGGATGGGAAGGTCGTCAGCGTGACCGTGGCCCGCAGCTCGGGCTCGCCCATGCTGGACGCGGCGGCGCGCCGGGCTGTCCAGGACTGGCGCTTCCGGCCGGCCATGCGGGATGGCGATGCGGTGGCGGGCACCATTCGCACCTCGGTGCATTTCCGGCTGCAATGA
- a CDS encoding P-loop NTPase, with translation MNSPKLIAFASGKGGVGKTCLAIGLTQALAEAGRRVALVDGDLGLANVDVQLGLDPPCDLGDVLAGRCPAAAALLPHAGGFAVLPGRSGSAALAGLDGAALRGFAAMLRDLPLDWVVLDLGAGIGAAQRGLAAAADLLIVVATEEPTSLTDAYAVLKLHRRDAPEGKAGLLVNMAAQPGRVHAALDAACRGFLGQGLPLLGAVRRDPRVPAAIRAQAPLLTRHPNTHAAEDLRRLAAALPRLMGERQAA, from the coding sequence ATGAATTCCCCAAAGCTGATCGCCTTCGCTTCCGGCAAGGGCGGCGTGGGCAAGACCTGCCTCGCCATCGGCCTCACCCAGGCCCTGGCGGAAGCGGGCAGACGCGTGGCGCTGGTGGATGGCGATCTCGGCCTCGCCAATGTGGATGTGCAGCTGGGTCTCGACCCACCTTGCGATCTGGGCGATGTCCTGGCTGGCCGTTGCCCGGCCGCGGCCGCTCTGCTGCCCCATGCCGGCGGCTTCGCCGTGCTGCCCGGGCGCTCAGGCTCGGCCGCGCTGGCCGGGCTGGATGGCGCGGCGCTGCGCGGCTTCGCCGCCATGCTGCGGGACCTGCCGCTGGATTGGGTGGTGCTTGATCTGGGGGCGGGCATCGGCGCGGCGCAGCGCGGGCTGGCAGCAGCCGCCGATCTGCTCATCGTCGTCGCCACGGAGGAGCCGACCTCGCTCACCGATGCCTATGCCGTGCTGAAGCTGCACCGGCGTGATGCGCCAGAGGGCAAGGCCGGGCTGCTGGTCAATATGGCGGCCCAGCCGGGCCGCGTGCATGCGGCGCTCGACGCGGCCTGCCGCGGCTTCCTTGGCCAGGGGCTGCCCTTGCTCGGCGCGGTGCGGCGCGACCCGCGCGTGCCGGCGGCCATCCGCGCCCAGGCGCCGCTGCTGACGCGCCACCCCAACACCCACGCCGCCGAAGATTTGCGACGCCTGGCGGCGGCGCTGCCCCGCCTGATGGGAGAGCGACAAGCCGCGTGA